One Janthinobacterium sp. TB1-E2 genomic region harbors:
- a CDS encoding DUF4870 family protein: protein MSQDIILDTQLQQTKNLAWWLYLIHGASFVFSLGAFSFIPLIINYVKRDEAAGTFVYSHHSWMIRSFWWYVAWVVVGAILWVTLIGIPLAIIVWGVAWLWKAYRLLRGFLDLNNNKPVPM, encoded by the coding sequence ATGTCACAAGATATTATTTTGGATACCCAACTCCAGCAGACCAAAAACCTGGCCTGGTGGTTGTACCTGATACATGGCGCCAGCTTCGTGTTTTCGCTGGGCGCGTTTTCCTTCATTCCCCTCATCATCAATTATGTGAAGCGGGACGAGGCGGCCGGGACCTTCGTGTACAGCCATCACAGCTGGATGATCCGTTCCTTCTGGTGGTATGTGGCCTGGGTCGTCGTCGGCGCCATCCTGTGGGTCACGCTGATCGGCATTCCGCTGGCCATCATCGTGTGGGGCGTGGCCTGGCTGTGGAAAGCGTACCGCCTGCTGCGCGGCTTCCTCGACCTGAACAACAACAAGCCCGTGCCCATGTAA
- a CDS encoding cystathionine beta-lyase → MTTPKSPQTALIHSDYQAPQGFAAFPNAIHHASTVLFKDVAAMRSGDWKEKNAYTYGLHGTPTTFTLEARLAEIEGGQYCLLAPSGLAAIAMADFALLKTGDDVLLPENIYNPNRELGRWLSQDFGITARYYDPLIGAGIAALIQPNTKLIWAEAPGSVTMEVPDLPAICAAAHARGVLVALDNTWSAGLALRGFDLGVDIIMQALTKYQSGGSDVLMGALITRERTLHDRLAQAHMRLGMGVGADDAYLVLRGLPTMKLRFDAHDAGARTVAAWLKGRGEIATVLHPAFADCPGHAIWQRDFTGAGGLFSVLFDARYTEAQTDRFVDALQLFKIGYSWGGANSLVMPYRIAAMRKGWQMPGQLVRLNVGLEDPQDLIADIERAFAAM, encoded by the coding sequence ATGACCACACCCAAATCTCCGCAGACCGCGCTGATCCACAGCGATTACCAGGCGCCGCAAGGCTTTGCCGCGTTTCCGAACGCCATCCACCATGCATCGACCGTGCTGTTCAAGGACGTCGCGGCCATGCGCTCGGGCGACTGGAAAGAGAAGAACGCCTACACCTACGGCTTGCACGGCACGCCCACCACCTTCACCCTGGAAGCGCGGCTGGCCGAGATCGAAGGGGGACAATACTGCCTGCTGGCGCCGTCGGGCCTGGCGGCCATCGCCATGGCGGACTTTGCGCTGCTGAAAACGGGCGATGACGTTTTATTGCCGGAAAATATATACAACCCGAACCGCGAGCTGGGGCGCTGGCTGTCGCAGGACTTCGGCATCACGGCCCGCTATTACGATCCGCTGATCGGCGCCGGCATCGCCGCCCTGATCCAGCCAAACACCAAACTGATCTGGGCCGAAGCGCCAGGTTCCGTGACGATGGAAGTGCCGGACTTGCCCGCCATCTGTGCGGCCGCCCATGCGCGCGGCGTGCTGGTGGCCCTGGACAACACCTGGTCGGCGGGCCTGGCCCTGCGCGGTTTCGACCTGGGCGTGGATATCATCATGCAGGCGCTGACGAAATACCAGTCGGGCGGCTCTGACGTACTGATGGGTGCGCTCATTACGCGCGAGCGGACGCTGCATGACCGTCTGGCGCAGGCGCACATGCGTCTGGGCATGGGCGTGGGGGCGGACGATGCCTACCTGGTGCTGCGCGGCTTGCCCACCATGAAGCTGCGCTTCGACGCGCACGACGCGGGCGCGCGCACGGTGGCCGCCTGGCTCAAGGGGCGCGGCGAGATCGCCACGGTGCTGCATCCGGCGTTCGCCGATTGCCCGGGCCACGCCATCTGGCAGCGCGATTTCACGGGCGCGGGCGGCCTGTTTTCCGTGCTGTTCGATGCCCGCTACACGGAGGCGCAGACGGACCGCTTCGTCGATGCCTTGCAGTTGTTCAAGATTGGCTACAGCTGGGGTGGTGCGAACAGCCTGGTGATGCCGTACCGCATCGCGGCCATGCGCAAGGGCTGGCAGATGCCGGGACAGCTGGTGCGCCTGAACGTGGGGCTGGAAGATCCGCAGGACTTGATCGCCGATATCGAACGGGCGTTCGCGGCGATGTAG
- a CDS encoding PEP-CTERM sorting domain-containing protein, whose product MLKNAVLACVLAVATTTALAAPAKPNVVNFSYTGFYDELNGGAWNPDLRLEGSFNFNNANGDNVITKNEAYNLVFNGRNYYHDCNNGNIYMRCGVDILEYSAAGGLNISAYFTGSYPDETYFGRLKTGDSFAYTYYHPFDPGSSSISVRWSPDTKLTISPVLVPVPEPETYAMLLLGLAGIGWMQRRRRAI is encoded by the coding sequence ATGTTGAAAAATGCAGTGCTCGCTTGCGTCCTGGCTGTGGCCACGACAACGGCGCTGGCCGCTCCGGCCAAGCCTAATGTGGTCAACTTTTCCTATACCGGTTTTTATGATGAATTGAATGGCGGTGCGTGGAACCCCGACTTGCGGCTGGAAGGGAGCTTTAATTTCAACAATGCCAATGGCGACAATGTCATCACGAAAAACGAAGCCTACAACTTGGTATTCAATGGCCGGAACTACTACCATGACTGCAACAATGGCAATATCTACATGCGCTGTGGAGTAGATATACTGGAGTATTCTGCTGCAGGCGGCTTGAATATCTCCGCGTATTTCACCGGCAGCTATCCCGACGAAACCTATTTTGGCAGATTGAAGACGGGTGACTCTTTTGCCTACACTTATTACCATCCTTTTGATCCCGGTTCGAGCAGCATCAGCGTACGCTGGTCGCCAGACACCAAGCTGACGATCAGTCCCGTACTGGTCCCGGTACCCGAGCCTGAAACCTATGCCATGTTACTACTCGGCCTGGCCGGTATCGGCTGGATGCAGCGCCGGCGTCGCGCCATCTGA
- the rimO gene encoding 30S ribosomal protein S12 methylthiotransferase RimO, with the protein MPGAAPKVGFVSLGCPKALVDSEQILTQLRAEGYETAKSYAGADLVIVNTCGFIDAAVQESLDAIGEALAENGKVIVTGCLGAKKDAAGDDIIMKVHPKVLSVTGPHALAEVMDSVHLHLPKPHAPFLDLVPPQGVKLTPKHYAYLKISEGCNHRCSFCIIPSMRGDLVSRPIGELMIEAENLFKSGVKELLVISQDTSAYGVDVKFRSGFWNGRPVKTHMTQLTEALGELAKSYGAWVRLHYVYPYPHVDQIIPMMSGGHILPYLDIPMQHAHPDVLKRMKRPASGEKNLDRIQAWRAINPDLTIRSTFIAGFPGETEAEFEYLLDFLKEAQIDRLGCFAYSPVEGATANAIANPVPEELREERRGRVMLLQEEISKKRLQAKVGKTVRVLIDEVTRSGGVGRSSADAPEIDGVVYVKPPFEPHRKLAVGQFVDVTITSADAHDLWGAAE; encoded by the coding sequence ATGCCAGGTGCGGCGCCGAAAGTGGGCTTTGTCTCGCTCGGCTGCCCGAAAGCGCTGGTCGACTCCGAACAAATCCTGACCCAACTGCGCGCCGAAGGCTACGAAACGGCGAAATCCTACGCTGGCGCCGATCTGGTGATCGTCAATACCTGCGGTTTTATCGATGCCGCCGTACAAGAGTCGCTCGACGCCATCGGCGAAGCGCTGGCTGAAAACGGTAAAGTGATCGTCACCGGCTGTCTGGGCGCCAAGAAAGATGCTGCCGGCGACGACATCATCATGAAGGTACACCCGAAAGTGCTGTCCGTCACGGGCCCGCACGCTTTGGCCGAAGTGATGGATTCCGTCCACTTGCACCTGCCGAAACCGCATGCGCCGTTCCTCGACCTGGTGCCGCCGCAAGGCGTCAAGCTGACGCCGAAGCACTATGCCTACCTGAAAATTTCCGAAGGCTGCAACCACCGCTGCAGCTTCTGCATCATCCCGTCCATGCGCGGCGACCTCGTTTCGCGTCCGATCGGCGAACTGATGATCGAAGCGGAAAACCTGTTCAAGTCCGGCGTCAAGGAATTGCTGGTCATTTCGCAAGACACGTCGGCGTATGGCGTGGACGTGAAATTCCGCTCCGGCTTCTGGAATGGCCGTCCCGTGAAGACCCACATGACGCAGCTGACGGAAGCGCTGGGCGAATTGGCCAAGTCCTACGGCGCCTGGGTGCGTTTGCATTACGTCTATCCATACCCGCACGTGGACCAGATCATCCCGATGATGAGCGGCGGCCACATCCTGCCATACCTCGATATTCCGATGCAGCATGCGCATCCTGACGTCCTGAAACGCATGAAGCGTCCGGCCAGCGGCGAGAAAAACCTCGACCGCATCCAGGCCTGGCGCGCCATCAACCCGGACCTGACGATACGCTCGACCTTCATCGCCGGTTTCCCAGGCGAAACGGAAGCGGAATTCGAATATCTGCTCGACTTCCTCAAGGAAGCGCAGATCGACCGCCTCGGCTGCTTCGCCTATTCGCCTGTCGAAGGCGCGACGGCCAACGCCATCGCCAACCCCGTGCCGGAAGAGCTGCGCGAAGAGCGCCGCGGCCGCGTCATGCTGCTGCAGGAAGAAATCTCCAAGAAACGCCTGCAGGCCAAGGTCGGAAAGACCGTGCGCGTGCTGATCGATGAAGTCACCCGCTCCGGCGGCGTGGGCCGCTCGTCCGCCGATGCGCCGGAAATCGATGGCGTCGTGTATGTGAAGCCGCCATTTGAGCCGCACCGCAAGCTGGCGGTGGGCCAATTCGTCGACGTGACCATCACGTCTGCGGATGCGCATGACTTGTGGGGCGCCGCGGAATAA
- the phaR gene encoding polyhydroxyalkanoate synthesis repressor PhaR, which translates to MSSAKKSIDRLIKKYPNRRLYDTQTSSYITLTDVKQLVLDNEVFTVVDAKSNEDLTRSILLQIILEEEANGAPMFSSSVLSQIIRYYGHAMQGMMGSYLEKNVQAFTDIQHKFTGTSAGSFEGKPFSPEMWTQFMNVQGPMMQGMMNNYIDQSKSLFVQMQEQMQSQSKNLFGTFPFVPPVPPTDKK; encoded by the coding sequence ATGAGTAGTGCAAAAAAAAGTATAGACCGCCTGATTAAAAAATATCCCAACCGCCGTCTGTACGACACGCAAACCAGTTCCTACATCACCTTGACGGACGTCAAGCAGCTGGTGTTGGACAATGAGGTGTTTACCGTCGTCGATGCCAAATCCAATGAAGATTTGACGCGCAGCATCTTGCTGCAAATCATTCTGGAAGAGGAGGCGAATGGCGCACCGATGTTCTCGAGCAGCGTGTTGTCGCAGATCATCCGCTACTATGGCCACGCCATGCAGGGCATGATGGGATCCTACCTGGAAAAGAACGTGCAAGCGTTCACCGATATCCAGCACAAATTCACGGGCACCTCGGCCGGCAGCTTCGAAGGTAAGCCATTCAGCCCTGAAATGTGGACCCAGTTCATGAATGTCCAGGGCCCGATGATGCAAGGCATGATGAACAACTACATCGACCAGAGCAAGAGCCTGTTCGTGCAGATGCAGGAGCAGATGCAAAGCCAGAGCAAGAATCTGTTCGGCACGTTCCCGTTTGTTCCGCCTGTCCCGCCAACGGACAAGAAATAG
- the phaC gene encoding class I poly(R)-hydroxyalkanoic acid synthase: MMTKEWMAQISNPEQWKTWFNMVPQPQGNPIAGILQDAGASIKPEAIEQLKNAYVAKLTGLWTDFMAGKAPELKDRRFAAPAWHASPLSAFNAAAYLLNAEFLSAMADAVEATPHQKQKIAFAVQQIVDAMSPANFLATNPDAQQTLIETKGESLTKGLSNMLADMQKGRISQSDESAFEVGRNVATTPGTVVFENALFQLIQYTPTTATVHQRPLLMVPPCINKFYILDLQPENSLVRYAVEQGNTVFLMSWRNPDMSMQHLTWDDYVEQGVIEAIKVTQEISGQDKLNMFGFCVGGTIVSTALAVLKARGENPAASLTLLTTFLDFCDTGALDVFIDEPQVALREQSLAKGGLMSGRDLGSTFSSLRPNDLVWNYVQSNYLKGKEPPAFDLLYWNGDGTGLPGPMFCWYLRNTYLENSLKVPGKLTVAGEKVDLSSIDAPAFIYGSREDHIVPWGAAYASTALLNPKKPKANRFILGASGHIAGVINPASKKKRSYWSNDKPRTAKAKPLTAEQWMEGATEHVGSWWPEWAAFLAEHGGTQVKAPGKPGNKRHAAIEAAPGRYVKVRAD; this comes from the coding sequence ATGATGACCAAAGAATGGATGGCGCAGATCAGCAATCCTGAGCAGTGGAAGACGTGGTTCAACATGGTACCGCAGCCCCAGGGCAATCCGATTGCCGGCATTTTGCAGGATGCGGGCGCCAGCATCAAGCCGGAAGCGATCGAGCAACTGAAAAACGCCTACGTAGCCAAGCTGACGGGCTTGTGGACCGACTTTATGGCAGGCAAGGCGCCGGAACTGAAAGACCGCCGCTTCGCCGCGCCCGCCTGGCACGCCAGCCCTTTGTCGGCCTTCAATGCGGCCGCCTACCTGCTGAATGCGGAGTTTCTCAGCGCCATGGCCGATGCCGTGGAAGCGACGCCGCACCAGAAGCAAAAGATTGCGTTTGCCGTGCAGCAAATCGTCGATGCCATGTCGCCGGCCAACTTTCTTGCCACCAATCCCGATGCCCAGCAAACCCTGATCGAGACCAAGGGCGAAAGCCTGACCAAGGGCTTGAGCAATATGCTGGCCGATATGCAGAAGGGCCGCATTTCGCAGTCCGACGAATCGGCCTTCGAAGTGGGCCGCAACGTGGCCACCACGCCAGGCACGGTGGTATTTGAAAACGCCTTGTTCCAGCTGATCCAGTACACGCCGACGACGGCCACGGTACACCAGCGGCCGCTGTTGATGGTGCCGCCGTGCATCAATAAATTCTATATCCTTGACTTGCAGCCGGAAAACTCGCTCGTGCGCTACGCAGTGGAGCAGGGCAATACCGTGTTTCTGATGTCCTGGCGCAATCCCGACATGAGCATGCAGCACCTGACGTGGGACGATTACGTCGAGCAAGGCGTGATCGAGGCGATCAAGGTGACGCAGGAAATCTCCGGCCAGGACAAGCTCAATATGTTCGGCTTTTGCGTGGGCGGCACCATCGTCTCGACGGCGCTGGCCGTGCTCAAGGCGCGCGGCGAGAACCCGGCCGCCAGCCTGACTCTGTTGACCACTTTCCTCGATTTCTGCGACACGGGCGCGCTCGACGTCTTTATCGACGAGCCACAAGTGGCGCTGCGCGAGCAGTCTCTGGCCAAGGGCGGCCTGATGTCGGGCCGCGACCTGGGCAGCACTTTCTCGAGCTTGCGGCCGAACGACCTCGTGTGGAACTACGTGCAGTCGAATTACCTGAAGGGCAAGGAGCCGCCCGCGTTCGACTTGCTGTACTGGAACGGCGACGGCACGGGCTTGCCGGGCCCCATGTTCTGCTGGTATCTGCGCAACACGTACCTGGAAAACAGCCTGAAAGTGCCGGGCAAGCTGACGGTGGCAGGGGAAAAGGTCGACCTGAGCAGCATCGACGCGCCCGCTTTCATCTACGGTTCGCGCGAAGACCATATCGTGCCTTGGGGCGCGGCCTACGCCAGCACGGCCTTGCTGAATCCGAAAAAACCGAAAGCCAACCGCTTTATCCTCGGTGCCTCGGGCCATATCGCCGGCGTGATCAATCCTGCCTCGAAGAAAAAGCGCAGCTACTGGAGCAATGACAAGCCACGCACGGCGAAAGCCAAGCCCTTGACCGCCGAGCAATGGATGGAAGGCGCGACCGAACACGTGGGCAGCTGGTGGCCCGAATGGGCGGCCTTCCTTGCCGAACACGGCGGCACCCAGGTGAAGGCGCCGGGCAAGCCAGGCAACAAGCGCCACGCGGCTATCGAGGCGGCGCCGGGCCGGTATGTTAAAGTCAGAGCGGATTAA
- the pgeF gene encoding peptidoglycan editing factor PgeF yields MTSPLPCLIPDWPGLPANVGALATVRAGGVSEGPYGDGQGGGGLNLGTHVGDDPAHVAANRARLGAILPAEPAWLSQVHGVAVADAGKLDGHVPDADASIAALPGAVCVVMTADCLPVLFCSTDGLVVGAAHAGWRGLANGVLQRTVESMRAQGATDILAWLGPAIGPQQFEVGQDVLQAFRDGARDDVERQVLSAAFVAIAGKPGKYLADIYALARTMLLRDGVAQVAGGEYCTVSDAAQFYSYRRDGVTGRQASLIWRK; encoded by the coding sequence ATGACGTCGCCGTTGCCTTGCCTTATACCCGATTGGCCCGGCTTGCCCGCGAACGTGGGCGCGCTGGCGACCGTGCGCGCGGGCGGTGTCAGTGAAGGGCCGTACGGTGACGGGCAGGGCGGCGGCGGCTTGAACCTGGGCACGCACGTGGGCGACGATCCCGCGCACGTGGCGGCCAACCGCGCGCGGCTGGGTGCCATATTGCCTGCCGAGCCGGCCTGGCTGTCGCAGGTGCATGGCGTGGCCGTGGCCGATGCTGGCAAGCTGGACGGCCATGTGCCGGACGCCGACGCCAGTATCGCCGCCTTGCCTGGCGCCGTGTGCGTGGTGATGACGGCCGATTGCCTGCCGGTGCTGTTCTGCTCAACGGATGGCCTCGTCGTCGGCGCGGCCCATGCGGGCTGGCGCGGCCTGGCCAACGGCGTCTTGCAGCGCACGGTGGAAAGCATGCGGGCGCAGGGCGCGACGGATATCCTCGCCTGGCTGGGGCCGGCCATTGGTCCGCAGCAATTCGAAGTGGGTCAGGACGTGCTGCAAGCGTTCCGCGATGGCGCGCGTGATGATGTTGAACGGCAAGTACTGAGCGCCGCCTTCGTCGCTATCGCTGGCAAGCCGGGCAAATACCTGGCCGACATCTATGCACTGGCGCGTACCATGCTGCTGCGCGATGGCGTGGCGCAAGTGGCGGGAGGGGAATATTGCACCGTCAGCGATGCGGCGCAGTTTTACTCGTACCGGCGCGATGGCGTCACGGGAAGACAGGCCAGCTTGATCTGGCGCAAATAA
- a CDS encoding RluA family pseudouridine synthase: MADPAFDSLSDHAAEEAFDGDFAADDVFEEMAPITLELTPDACGHRLDKVISKLVPQYSRSRLQLWLEAGFVTVDGKVAKRNMTAYGDEKIVILPQSAPEDEAFKPEAMELNIVHEDEHIIVINKPAGLVVHPGPGNWSGTLLNGLLHHCPQLAGVPRAGIVHRLDKDTSGLMVVGKTLASQTDLVRQLQARTVKREYFALVWGTPKMAGTIDASIARHPRDRVKMAVSENFTAKPAITHYELIGSGELDRRPVSLMQCRLETGRTHQIRVHMQHLGFALVGDYVYGKQHLVSVFSRQALQARRLGLVHPGTLEACEWIVPLADDFAELIATAGIPEPEQV; the protein is encoded by the coding sequence TTGGCTGACCCCGCGTTTGACTCCCTTTCTGACCATGCTGCCGAAGAGGCGTTTGACGGCGATTTTGCCGCCGACGACGTCTTCGAGGAAATGGCCCCGATTACATTGGAACTGACGCCGGACGCCTGCGGCCACCGCCTCGATAAAGTCATCTCCAAGCTGGTGCCGCAATACTCGCGCAGCCGCTTGCAATTGTGGCTGGAAGCCGGTTTCGTGACCGTCGATGGAAAAGTTGCCAAACGCAACATGACCGCCTATGGCGACGAAAAGATCGTCATTCTGCCGCAAAGCGCGCCGGAAGACGAGGCTTTTAAGCCGGAAGCGATGGAATTGAACATCGTGCACGAAGATGAGCATATCATCGTCATCAATAAACCGGCCGGACTGGTCGTGCATCCGGGTCCCGGCAACTGGTCGGGCACCTTGCTCAACGGATTGCTGCACCACTGTCCGCAGCTGGCTGGCGTGCCGCGCGCGGGCATCGTGCACCGTCTGGACAAGGATACGAGCGGCCTGATGGTCGTCGGCAAGACACTCGCTTCGCAAACGGACCTCGTGCGCCAGTTGCAGGCGCGCACCGTCAAGCGCGAATATTTCGCGCTCGTGTGGGGCACGCCGAAAATGGCGGGTACCATCGATGCGTCCATCGCGCGCCACCCGCGCGACCGGGTCAAGATGGCCGTCTCGGAAAACTTTACCGCCAAGCCCGCCATCACGCACTATGAATTGATCGGCAGCGGCGAACTCGACCGCCGTCCCGTGAGCCTGATGCAATGCCGCCTGGAAACAGGCCGCACGCACCAGATCCGCGTGCACATGCAGCATCTGGGATTCGCGCTGGTCGGCGACTACGTGTACGGCAAGCAGCACCTGGTGTCCGTCTTCTCGCGCCAGGCATTGCAGGCGCGCCGCCTGGGCCTCGTGCATCCGGGCACCTTGGAAGCGTGCGAGTGGATCGTGCCGCTGGCCGATGATTTCGCCGAGCTGATCGCTACCGCCGGTATTCCCGAGCCGGAACAGGTTTGA
- a CDS encoding outer membrane protein assembly factor BamD, giving the protein MQKKLSLVVASVVLLGMSACSLLPEKVDETKNWSVTKLYSEAREEMAGQHYEAAIGLFQKLEANYPFGNYALQAQMEIAYAYYKSGDQAQALAAVERFIKLHPNHANVDYMYYLRGLISFNDQISFLNFLYEQDPTERDPKATREAFAAFKQLVDKFPNSKYAPDSLARMNYLIDAMAKYEVHVARYYYRRGAYLAAANRAQTTVSDFRASPAIEEALFIMYRSYDKLGLTDLRDDALRVLTKNYPNTAFLSPEGVNKERKWWKFWQ; this is encoded by the coding sequence ATGCAAAAAAAATTATCGTTGGTAGTCGCTTCAGTCGTTCTGCTCGGCATGTCCGCTTGCAGCTTGTTGCCTGAAAAAGTGGATGAGACCAAAAACTGGTCCGTTACGAAATTATACTCGGAGGCGCGTGAAGAAATGGCCGGGCAGCACTATGAAGCTGCAATCGGCCTGTTCCAGAAGCTGGAGGCTAACTATCCTTTCGGCAACTATGCTCTGCAAGCGCAGATGGAGATCGCTTACGCGTATTATAAGTCGGGAGACCAGGCGCAGGCACTGGCTGCCGTCGAACGCTTCATCAAGTTGCATCCGAACCACGCCAATGTGGACTATATGTACTACTTGCGGGGCCTGATCAGCTTTAACGACCAGATCAGCTTCCTGAACTTCCTGTACGAGCAAGACCCGACCGAGCGCGATCCGAAAGCCACGCGCGAAGCGTTTGCAGCCTTCAAGCAACTGGTCGACAAGTTCCCGAATAGTAAATATGCGCCCGATTCGCTGGCCCGCATGAACTATCTGATCGATGCCATGGCGAAATACGAAGTACACGTGGCGCGCTATTACTACCGCCGCGGCGCCTACCTGGCCGCCGCCAACCGCGCGCAAACGACGGTCAGCGACTTCCGTGCCTCGCCGGCCATCGAAGAAGCGCTGTTCATCATGTACCGCTCGTATGACAAGCTGGGCCTGACCGACCTGCGCGACGATGCCTTGCGCGTGCTGACCAAGAACTACCCGAACACGGCATTCCTCAGCCCGGAAGGGGTGAACAAGGAACGCAAGTGGTGGAAATTCTGGCAGTAA
- the yaaA gene encoding peroxide stress protein YaaA, whose translation MLIVLSPAKSLDLETPPTTSLHSTPDFLDHSAQLIARMRQFSPAEVGSLMGISDALSALNVARYASWTPQLDDARQAIMAFNGDVYAGFEARSLQPAQLDYTQSRVRILSGLYGLLRPLDLIHPHRLEMGTRLSTTRGKDLYAFWGDTITNGLNRTAKEQGAKVLVNLASEEYFKSVKPRQLDVPVIAPVFEDWKNGKYKIISFYAKRARGMLARYAAVNQIRDPEQLKQFDVDGYAYVPEASNDTNWVFRRKIGN comes from the coding sequence ATGTTGATCGTGCTTTCGCCCGCCAAGAGTCTCGACCTGGAGACGCCGCCAACAACCTCGTTGCACAGCACTCCCGATTTTCTCGACCATTCCGCCCAGCTCATAGCCCGCATGCGCCAGTTTTCGCCCGCCGAAGTGGGCAGCCTGATGGGCATTTCCGACGCCTTGTCGGCTCTGAACGTGGCCCGCTACGCGTCCTGGACACCCCAGCTTGACGACGCGCGCCAGGCCATCATGGCCTTCAATGGCGACGTGTATGCCGGTTTCGAGGCGCGCAGTCTGCAGCCGGCCCAGCTCGACTATACCCAGTCGCGCGTGCGCATCCTGTCGGGCCTGTACGGCTTGCTGCGCCCGCTGGACCTGATCCACCCGCACCGCCTGGAAATGGGCACGCGGCTGTCGACCACGCGCGGCAAGGATTTGTATGCGTTCTGGGGTGACACCATCACCAACGGCCTGAATCGCACGGCGAAGGAGCAGGGCGCGAAAGTGCTGGTCAACCTGGCTTCCGAAGAATATTTCAAATCCGTCAAGCCGCGCCAGCTGGACGTGCCCGTCATCGCGCCCGTGTTCGAGGACTGGAAGAACGGCAAATACAAAATCATCTCGTTCTACGCCAAGCGCGCGCGCGGCATGCTGGCTCGCTATGCGGCCGTCAACCAGATCCGCGATCCCGAGCAGCTGAAGCAGTTCGACGTCGATGGTTATGCGTATGTGCCGGAGGCGTCGAACGATACTAACTGGGTGTTTCGGCGTAAAATTGGCAACTGA
- a CDS encoding putative toxin-antitoxin system toxin component, PIN family has protein sequence MIPAPQKLVLDTNVCLDLFVFNDPRWAGLLAAMESGAVHAITREDCRAEYLVVLHYKHLPLDEASRAVAAARFDAHITVVAPPVSGVRLPVCTDKDDQKFLELARDANADILITKDKALLKLARKTAKAGMFKIMVPEGWALPG, from the coding sequence ATGATACCTGCTCCACAAAAACTCGTCCTCGACACCAACGTTTGCCTCGACCTGTTCGTCTTCAACGACCCGCGCTGGGCGGGGCTGCTGGCGGCCATGGAAAGCGGCGCCGTGCATGCCATTACGCGCGAAGATTGCCGCGCGGAATATCTGGTCGTGCTGCACTACAAGCATCTGCCCCTCGATGAAGCGAGCCGCGCCGTTGCCGCCGCCCGCTTCGACGCCCACATCACGGTCGTGGCGCCGCCCGTCTCCGGCGTGCGCCTGCCCGTCTGCACGGACAAGGATGACCAGAAATTCCTCGAACTGGCGCGCGACGCCAACGCCGACATCCTGATCACCAAGGACAAGGCGCTGCTGAAACTGGCCCGCAAGACGGCCAAGGCCGGCATGTTCAAGATCATGGTGCCGGAAGGCTGGGCATTGCCAGGCTGA